The following are from one region of the Polyodon spathula isolate WHYD16114869_AA unplaced genomic scaffold, ASM1765450v1 scaffolds_3712, whole genome shotgun sequence genome:
- the LOC121312220 gene encoding calcium-responsive transcription factor-like isoform X2 yields the protein MVVTSEVRGEDELPVINASQRILEHQDSSAVLPITLQITDNPPACENVPEQASHSQPSASSQFHIFDQNGQPVQYERMVIVTGQSENGQVFHVIPSRQLGSAQVLLPQGQLLEVTATQNSCEEKTSVGELQTVSLNAIADSTSGYVALSQPSLTLPKNTAPSADNCFVVPPKPLPPNTPAWARRLRSCEKIGDSYRGYCMNEVELEGVLTLHKQQTQSVWGTRQSPSLAKPATRLMWKSQYVPYDGIPFVNAGSRAIVMECQFGPRRKGLQPKKTVESESNPNQQYKATCPARIYIKKVKKFPEHRVPTDPKIDKKIVRQEQEKAFLNLRKSLWEAGGVLRYYVQLPTQKAHQYHDLETAYFPPPTTQLPLSAPEEEELEEEEEVPGEDTSCVPSRLHPRVAEKICELVSQGYDQVYMVRKQLRKFVEQKMFKADEVPERHNLCYFPTVNDIKNHIHEAQKALHQENPDYNPEAVDTRLQWTTDSGNPLTETVTLTLAPTTMEEAPVDLMISKAGNLEVSDTLSPEAVQLLSSFSSLQPKIFAQLQGFHLQPTFNLHDGLPALMAVNAQPLPAVSQATEILDSGSLSTSHPLLVSPTQFLQPSASLSENVMAPPTLVNVSIPDPSLLGMGQLVAVSAVGESSMEGGVHQILLEDGQTIPVHIVDDPASIAQTNSVCSSLVKVEADDRSISEGGNASGH from the exons CTGCCTGTTATCAATGCCAGCCAGCGCATCCTGGAACACCAAGACTCCTCTGCAGTCCTGCCGATCACACTGCAAATAACAGACAATCCCCCAGCGTGTGAGAATGTGCCTGAGCAAGCATCCCATAGCCAGCCCAGCGCCAGCAGCCAGTTCCACATCTTCGATCAGAATGGACAGCCTGTCCAATACGAGCGCATG GTGATTGTCACTGGCCAATCAGAGAATGGGCAGGTCTTCCATGTGATTCCATCCAGGCAGTTAGGATCAGCGCAGGTGTTGCTGCCTCAGGGACAGCTCCTGGAAGTGACGGCCACACAGA ATTCCTGTGAAGAAAAGACGTCGGTTGGTGAATTGCAAACAGTTTCCTTGAATGCAATAGCAGATAGCACAAGTGGCTATGTGGCGCTCTCCCAGCCTTCCCTTACCCTGCCGAAAAACACAGCACCCAG TGCCGATAACTGCTTCGTGGTGCCTCCCAAGCCTCTCCCCCCCAACACACCCGCCTGGGCCCGGAGACTCAGGAGCTGTGAG AAAATCGGTGACTCATACCGCGGTTACTGTATGAATGAAGTTGAGCTGGAGGGGGTGCTGACGCTGCACAAGCAGCAGACTCAGAGTGTGTGGGGGACCCGGCAGTCTCCCAGCCTGGCCAAACCGGCCACCAGGCTCATGTGGAAGTCTCAGTACGTTCCCTACGACGGGATACCCTTTGTGAATGCAG GCAGCAGAGCTATAGTGATGGAGTGTCAGTTTGGACCAAGACGGAAAGGACTACAGCCTAAGAAGACTGTAGAGAGTGAGAGCAACCCAAACCAGCAATACAAAGCAACCTGTCCAGCAAG GATTTACATCAAGAAGGTAAAGAAGTTCCCTGAACACAGAGTGCCGACAGACCCCAAAATCGACAAGAAAATTGTCAGACAAGAACAAGAGAAAGCTTTTTTGAATCTCAGGAAGAGCCTCTGGGAGGCAGGAGGAGTGTTGAG GTATTATGTTCAGCTGCCCACTCAAAAAGCCCACCAGTACCATGATTTGGAGACTGCGTACTTCCCTCCGCCCACGACTCAGCTCCCCCTGTCTGCGCCTGAGGAAGAGGAgctggaagaggaggaggaggtgccgGGAGAGGACACTAGCTGCGTTCCCTCACGCCTGCACCCACGAGTGGCTGAGAAGATCTGTGAGCTGGTCTCTCAGGGATACGACCAGGTCTACATGGTCAGGAAACAGCTCAG GAAATTCGTAGAGCAAAAGATGTTCAAAGCAGACGAGGTTCCTGAAAGACACAACCTGTGCTACTTTCCAACAGTGAATGACATTAAGAATCATATCCACGAGGCACAGAAGGCTCTTCACCAGGAAAATCCTGATTACAATCCAGAGGCAGTTGATACAAGG CTTCAGTGGACTACAGACAGTGGAAACCCATTAACAGAGACAGTGACATTGACACTTGCTCCAACAACAATGGAAG AAGCCCCGGTGGATTTGATGATCTCAAAGGCAGGGAATCTGGAAGTCAGTGACACTCTGTCTCCTGAGGCAGTTCAGCTTCTCAGCTCCTTCTCCTCCCTACAGCCCAAGATATTTGCACAGTTACAG GGATTCCATCTGCAGCCCACATTCAATCTCCATGATGGGTTGCCTGCACTGATGGCAGTGAATGCCCAGCCCCTCCCAGCAGTCAGCCAGGCTACAGAGATCCTGGACTCAGGAAGCCTCTCCACCTCCCACCCTCTGCTCGTGAGTCCCACGCAGTTCCTGCAGCCTAGCGCCTCCCTTTCAGAGAATGTGATGGCGCCGCCCACCCTGGTCAATGTGTCCATCCCTGACCCCAGCCTCCTGGGCATGGGCCAGCTGGTGGCAGTGTCTGCTGTAGGGGAGAGCTCCATGGAGGGGGGTGTGCACCAGATCCTCCTGGAAGATGGGCAGACCATTCCAGTGCACATTGTGGATGACCCGGCCAGTATTG ctCAGACCAACTCAGTCTGCTCGAGCCTGGTAAAAGTGGAAGCTGATGACAGGAGCATTTCAGAAGGTGGCAATGCAAGTGGGCACTGA
- the LOC121312220 gene encoding calcium-responsive transcription factor-like isoform X1 encodes MEENASEHEICMERANELLGAEPKIAEEPESAPQVCQLPVINASQRILEHQDSSAVLPITLQITDNPPACENVPEQASHSQPSASSQFHIFDQNGQPVQYERMVIVTGQSENGQVFHVIPSRQLGSAQVLLPQGQLLEVTATQNSCEEKTSVGELQTVSLNAIADSTSGYVALSQPSLTLPKNTAPSADNCFVVPPKPLPPNTPAWARRLRSCEKIGDSYRGYCMNEVELEGVLTLHKQQTQSVWGTRQSPSLAKPATRLMWKSQYVPYDGIPFVNAGSRAIVMECQFGPRRKGLQPKKTVESESNPNQQYKATCPARIYIKKVKKFPEHRVPTDPKIDKKIVRQEQEKAFLNLRKSLWEAGGVLRYYVQLPTQKAHQYHDLETAYFPPPTTQLPLSAPEEEELEEEEEVPGEDTSCVPSRLHPRVAEKICELVSQGYDQVYMVRKQLRKFVEQKMFKADEVPERHNLCYFPTVNDIKNHIHEAQKALHQENPDYNPEAVDTRLQWTTDSGNPLTETVTLTLAPTTMEEAPVDLMISKAGNLEVSDTLSPEAVQLLSSFSSLQPKIFAQLQGFHLQPTFNLHDGLPALMAVNAQPLPAVSQATEILDSGSLSTSHPLLVSPTQFLQPSASLSENVMAPPTLVNVSIPDPSLLGMGQLVAVSAVGESSMEGGVHQILLEDGQTIPVHIVDDPASIAQTNSVCSSLVKVEADDRSISEGGNASGH; translated from the exons ATGGAAGAGAATGCAAGTGAGCATGAAATCTGTATGGAGAGAGCAAATGAATTACTGGGGGCAGAGCCCAAGATTGCAGAGGAACCCGAGAGTGCACCGCAGGTTTGCCAG CTGCCTGTTATCAATGCCAGCCAGCGCATCCTGGAACACCAAGACTCCTCTGCAGTCCTGCCGATCACACTGCAAATAACAGACAATCCCCCAGCGTGTGAGAATGTGCCTGAGCAAGCATCCCATAGCCAGCCCAGCGCCAGCAGCCAGTTCCACATCTTCGATCAGAATGGACAGCCTGTCCAATACGAGCGCATG GTGATTGTCACTGGCCAATCAGAGAATGGGCAGGTCTTCCATGTGATTCCATCCAGGCAGTTAGGATCAGCGCAGGTGTTGCTGCCTCAGGGACAGCTCCTGGAAGTGACGGCCACACAGA ATTCCTGTGAAGAAAAGACGTCGGTTGGTGAATTGCAAACAGTTTCCTTGAATGCAATAGCAGATAGCACAAGTGGCTATGTGGCGCTCTCCCAGCCTTCCCTTACCCTGCCGAAAAACACAGCACCCAG TGCCGATAACTGCTTCGTGGTGCCTCCCAAGCCTCTCCCCCCCAACACACCCGCCTGGGCCCGGAGACTCAGGAGCTGTGAG AAAATCGGTGACTCATACCGCGGTTACTGTATGAATGAAGTTGAGCTGGAGGGGGTGCTGACGCTGCACAAGCAGCAGACTCAGAGTGTGTGGGGGACCCGGCAGTCTCCCAGCCTGGCCAAACCGGCCACCAGGCTCATGTGGAAGTCTCAGTACGTTCCCTACGACGGGATACCCTTTGTGAATGCAG GCAGCAGAGCTATAGTGATGGAGTGTCAGTTTGGACCAAGACGGAAAGGACTACAGCCTAAGAAGACTGTAGAGAGTGAGAGCAACCCAAACCAGCAATACAAAGCAACCTGTCCAGCAAG GATTTACATCAAGAAGGTAAAGAAGTTCCCTGAACACAGAGTGCCGACAGACCCCAAAATCGACAAGAAAATTGTCAGACAAGAACAAGAGAAAGCTTTTTTGAATCTCAGGAAGAGCCTCTGGGAGGCAGGAGGAGTGTTGAG GTATTATGTTCAGCTGCCCACTCAAAAAGCCCACCAGTACCATGATTTGGAGACTGCGTACTTCCCTCCGCCCACGACTCAGCTCCCCCTGTCTGCGCCTGAGGAAGAGGAgctggaagaggaggaggaggtgccgGGAGAGGACACTAGCTGCGTTCCCTCACGCCTGCACCCACGAGTGGCTGAGAAGATCTGTGAGCTGGTCTCTCAGGGATACGACCAGGTCTACATGGTCAGGAAACAGCTCAG GAAATTCGTAGAGCAAAAGATGTTCAAAGCAGACGAGGTTCCTGAAAGACACAACCTGTGCTACTTTCCAACAGTGAATGACATTAAGAATCATATCCACGAGGCACAGAAGGCTCTTCACCAGGAAAATCCTGATTACAATCCAGAGGCAGTTGATACAAGG CTTCAGTGGACTACAGACAGTGGAAACCCATTAACAGAGACAGTGACATTGACACTTGCTCCAACAACAATGGAAG AAGCCCCGGTGGATTTGATGATCTCAAAGGCAGGGAATCTGGAAGTCAGTGACACTCTGTCTCCTGAGGCAGTTCAGCTTCTCAGCTCCTTCTCCTCCCTACAGCCCAAGATATTTGCACAGTTACAG GGATTCCATCTGCAGCCCACATTCAATCTCCATGATGGGTTGCCTGCACTGATGGCAGTGAATGCCCAGCCCCTCCCAGCAGTCAGCCAGGCTACAGAGATCCTGGACTCAGGAAGCCTCTCCACCTCCCACCCTCTGCTCGTGAGTCCCACGCAGTTCCTGCAGCCTAGCGCCTCCCTTTCAGAGAATGTGATGGCGCCGCCCACCCTGGTCAATGTGTCCATCCCTGACCCCAGCCTCCTGGGCATGGGCCAGCTGGTGGCAGTGTCTGCTGTAGGGGAGAGCTCCATGGAGGGGGGTGTGCACCAGATCCTCCTGGAAGATGGGCAGACCATTCCAGTGCACATTGTGGATGACCCGGCCAGTATTG ctCAGACCAACTCAGTCTGCTCGAGCCTGGTAAAAGTGGAAGCTGATGACAGGAGCATTTCAGAAGGTGGCAATGCAAGTGGGCACTGA